From a region of the Paenibacillus lutimineralis genome:
- a CDS encoding ABC transporter permease, protein MKVISQPGKRRSFHLRDHVQLYLIMLPVLVHLFIFSYIPMYGIVIAFQDYYPGKPFLSFTDANWVGLKHFINFFNGPYFGRLMRNTFLLSFYFLVFGFWVPIVFSLLLNELKHGVFKKFVQTASYLPHFISNVVVAGMVLSFINVDGIINVIIQMFGGTPIALNTEPAYFPAIYTITSIWKSFGWSSILYLAAMSSVDPNLYEAAKMDGANRFKQMLHISLPSIRPTIFILLIFAIGSLLSANSEFILLIYNPMVYETADVIGTYLYRDGLLGGNFSMGTAVGLFISLINFTLLYVANSLSRKYSDYALW, encoded by the coding sequence ATGAAAGTAATCAGTCAACCGGGAAAGCGCCGATCATTTCACCTTCGTGACCATGTTCAGCTTTACCTGATAATGCTTCCCGTTCTAGTTCATCTTTTTATTTTCAGCTATATTCCGATGTATGGCATAGTGATCGCGTTTCAGGATTATTACCCGGGAAAACCTTTCTTATCATTTACAGATGCGAACTGGGTAGGACTCAAGCATTTTATCAATTTTTTTAATGGACCTTACTTTGGAAGATTAATGCGCAACACATTCTTGCTTAGTTTCTATTTCCTTGTGTTCGGCTTTTGGGTACCTATTGTATTCTCTCTATTGCTAAATGAACTGAAGCATGGCGTCTTTAAAAAGTTCGTGCAGACGGCTAGTTATCTGCCGCATTTTATTTCCAATGTAGTTGTGGCGGGTATGGTATTGTCCTTCATCAATGTGGACGGGATTATTAATGTTATCATCCAGATGTTCGGCGGAACGCCAATCGCATTAAATACCGAACCAGCCTATTTTCCGGCGATTTATACGATTACGAGCATATGGAAGTCATTTGGCTGGAGTAGTATTTTGTATCTGGCGGCTATGTCCTCTGTAGACCCGAATTTGTATGAAGCAGCAAAAATGGATGGAGCAAACCGATTCAAGCAAATGTTGCATATTTCGCTACCATCCATTCGTCCGACGATCTTCATTTTGCTTATTTTCGCGATTGGCAGTCTGCTATCGGCGAACAGCGAATTTATTTTGTTGATCTACAATCCGATGGTGTATGAAACGGCGGATGTCATAGGCACCTATTTGTACCGCGACGGTCTGCTTGGTGGCAATTTTAGCATGGGGACGGCGGTAGGATTGTTCATATCATTAATTAATTTTACGCTGTTGTATGTTGCTAACTCGCTTAGCCGTAAATATTCAGACTATGCCTTGTGGTAA
- a CDS encoding DUF2294 domain-containing protein — protein sequence MVHYDSNEFKQKLSQVYNEVSKELFGFGTSLLKTSVHPEGIVLYARHRRSPRSTALEGEIPALKYEVDFYMSMIYKKKLKSRLEEELGLRIEVLLRDYDPATQWAVTNIILQEEV from the coding sequence ATGGTTCATTACGATTCCAATGAATTTAAACAAAAGTTGAGCCAGGTATATAATGAGGTGTCCAAGGAGTTGTTTGGCTTCGGTACTTCATTATTGAAGACAAGCGTACATCCCGAAGGAATCGTATTATATGCCAGACATCGTCGTTCCCCCCGCTCTACGGCTCTGGAGGGCGAGATTCCGGCTTTGAAATATGAAGTCGACTTCTATATGTCGATGATTTACAAGAAGAAGCTGAAATCCCGGCTTGAAGAGGAGCTTGGACTTCGGATCGAAGTGCTGCTTCGGGATTATGATCCCGCTACACAGTGGGCTGTCACAAACATTATTTTGCAAGAGGAAGTTTAA
- a CDS encoding adenine deaminase C-terminal domain-containing protein: MQADLLLLQPHVYNSYFKQWTHQNVAIKDGRFLYVGPRGEDTFQAEKVVDARDLYMIPGFVDIHLHIESTMVTPESFSQGLLRNGVTTIVPEPHEMANVFGLEGVLEMIHASRSCTVDMFYAIPSSVPATSLETTGGSIEIEDMDALLATGDVICLGEIMNYVDVIRDPECKTNQILKHMRERYPNLVIEGHVPKLLDLDLARVIYAGVDSDHTHQTVEGLEARIGAGMFIEIQEKSMTPEVMDYLIQHDVSEHFCFVTDDVMADSFREHGHLNQIVRKAIQMGMAPEKAIYAATLSPSRRMKLHDRGAIAPGKIADFQLVSDLDELALESVYKKGSEAYSALGPVTSLQAAPAYRFPDHFYHSVKLPELTEADFAATVDVEDGTYRCRVMTVADGSTFTKETLVELTSEGGLLQWENSGCGMIATFERYGKHGGKAFGLITGDTIKKGAVATTYSHDNHNLLVVGHNVQDMLLAANTAIKQQGGFCVALDGEIKANMHLPVGGILTEDPLDTAAEAVKQLREAMQSLGYDHYNPIMSIATHSLPVSPYLKITDHGLIDVNSGKVVPLIVEKI, encoded by the coding sequence ATGCAAGCAGATTTGCTATTATTACAACCTCATGTTTATAACAGCTATTTTAAGCAGTGGACTCATCAAAATGTGGCTATTAAGGATGGGAGATTCCTATATGTCGGCCCGCGCGGCGAAGATACATTCCAAGCGGAGAAAGTGGTAGATGCCCGCGACCTGTACATGATTCCCGGCTTTGTGGATATCCATTTGCATATCGAGAGCACGATGGTTACGCCGGAATCATTCTCACAAGGTTTGCTGCGCAATGGTGTAACGACCATCGTGCCGGAGCCGCATGAAATGGCCAACGTGTTCGGCCTTGAAGGGGTTCTGGAGATGATTCATGCGAGCCGGAGCTGTACCGTAGATATGTTCTACGCTATTCCAAGCTCCGTGCCAGCTACTTCATTGGAGACGACCGGCGGTTCGATTGAGATCGAAGATATGGATGCCTTGCTGGCTACCGGTGATGTGATCTGCTTAGGCGAAATCATGAACTACGTAGATGTCATTCGCGATCCGGAATGCAAGACCAATCAGATTCTGAAGCATATGCGAGAGCGTTATCCGAATCTGGTCATCGAAGGCCATGTACCGAAGCTGCTCGATCTGGATCTAGCTCGGGTCATCTATGCCGGGGTTGATTCCGATCATACGCATCAAACGGTCGAAGGACTAGAAGCCCGGATTGGCGCGGGCATGTTCATTGAGATTCAGGAGAAATCGATGACCCCTGAGGTGATGGACTATCTCATTCAGCATGACGTATCCGAACATTTCTGCTTCGTTACCGATGATGTGATGGCCGATTCGTTCCGTGAGCACGGTCACTTGAATCAGATCGTACGCAAGGCAATCCAGATGGGTATGGCACCGGAGAAAGCAATCTATGCGGCCACCCTCTCCCCTTCCCGCCGGATGAAGCTGCATGACCGGGGAGCGATCGCGCCAGGCAAAATCGCGGACTTCCAGCTTGTATCCGATCTGGACGAGCTAGCGCTCGAGTCCGTGTACAAGAAAGGCTCGGAAGCTTATTCCGCCTTGGGGCCGGTTACCTCCTTGCAAGCAGCCCCAGCGTACCGTTTCCCGGATCACTTCTACCATAGTGTCAAGCTCCCTGAGCTTACGGAGGCGGACTTCGCGGCTACAGTTGACGTGGAGGACGGCACCTATCGCTGTAGAGTGATGACCGTTGCAGACGGCTCGACATTCACCAAGGAAACTCTGGTTGAATTGACGTCTGAAGGAGGTCTACTCCAATGGGAAAATAGCGGATGCGGAATGATCGCTACCTTCGAACGCTACGGCAAGCACGGCGGCAAAGCATTTGGACTCATAACTGGGGATACAATTAAAAAAGGAGCCGTTGCTACGACCTACTCGCATGATAATCACAATCTGCTGGTGGTTGGCCATAATGTACAGGATATGCTGCTGGCTGCGAATACCGCCATCAAGCAACAGGGCGGCTTCTGCGTCGCGCTGGACGGAGAGATTAAGGCCAACATGCATCTGCCTGTCGGTGGCATTCTAACGGAAGATCCGCTGGATACAGCCGCTGAAGCGGTCAAACAGCTGCGCGAAGCGATGCAATCACTTGGCTATGATCATTATAACCCGATCATGTCGATCGCCACCCACTCCCTGCCAGTCAGCCCTTATCTGAAAATCACAGATCATGGTCTGATTGACGTAAACAGCGGCAAAGTTGTGCCATTGATTGTGGAGAAGATCTAA
- a CDS encoding ABC transporter substrate-binding protein: protein MKKTWVKGLLACSLAAVVLAGCGSNSSDGNGASSNTAGGKQQKLVISTWGFAEDFYNKEVYEPFEKAHNVKIVLETGNNADRLSKIMQGSSDVDVIYLSDYYAQQGIEAGAFEKIDRSHFKNLDHIYDIAQAPNGEDYGPAYTIGQLGIAYDPQAAGTTIESWSDLWKPELKGKLTMPSITSTSGPMMVDAASKITGSTEFNEDKAFEQLAALNPSVVKYYSKTSEFVNMFIQGEAAAGPIMQMYLSDLQKAVPGIEFVTPKEGAYAIINTLNVVKGSKNKELAEQFIDWQLSQEVQEKAAKAKVDSPANKDVKLTDEEAAGVTYGADVVENLQKLDMAFVNSHLKAWTDRFNREVTR from the coding sequence GTGAAAAAAACATGGGTTAAAGGTCTTCTGGCTTGTAGTCTTGCCGCGGTTGTATTGGCCGGATGCGGAAGCAACAGCAGTGACGGAAACGGCGCCAGCAGTAATACTGCAGGTGGCAAACAGCAGAAGCTAGTCATTTCGACCTGGGGCTTCGCAGAGGACTTCTATAATAAAGAGGTCTACGAACCGTTCGAAAAGGCGCATAATGTCAAAATCGTGCTTGAAACAGGTAACAACGCTGACCGTCTGAGCAAGATCATGCAAGGAAGTTCCGATGTCGACGTGATCTATCTGTCCGATTATTACGCGCAGCAGGGCATTGAAGCCGGTGCCTTCGAGAAAATCGATCGCAGCCATTTCAAGAACCTGGACCATATTTATGATATCGCCCAAGCTCCTAACGGCGAAGACTACGGCCCTGCCTATACCATTGGCCAACTGGGTATTGCTTATGACCCGCAAGCAGCTGGAACAACCATCGAATCCTGGAGCGACCTGTGGAAGCCCGAGCTGAAAGGCAAGCTGACGATGCCAAGCATCACCTCAACCAGCGGTCCAATGATGGTAGATGCCGCATCGAAAATTACGGGAAGCACAGAATTTAACGAAGATAAAGCTTTTGAACAATTAGCTGCGCTGAACCCAAGCGTTGTGAAATATTACAGTAAAACCTCTGAATTCGTAAACATGTTCATCCAAGGTGAAGCAGCAGCCGGACCGATCATGCAAATGTATCTGAGCGATCTGCAAAAGGCGGTTCCTGGTATTGAGTTCGTAACGCCAAAAGAAGGCGCCTATGCCATCATCAATACGCTTAACGTAGTTAAGGGAAGCAAGAACAAAGAGCTTGCTGAACAATTTATCGATTGGCAGCTTAGCCAAGAGGTTCAAGAGAAAGCCGCAAAAGCCAAAGTGGATTCCCCTGCAAACAAAGACGTAAAACTGACAGATGAAGAAGCCGCTGGCGTCACTTATGGAGCGGATGTCGTCGAAAATCTGCAAAAGCTGGACATGGCATTTGTTAATAGCCATCTAAAGGCTTGGACAGATCGCTTCAACCGTGAAGTCACCCGTTAA
- a CDS encoding ABC transporter permease, whose protein sequence is MKNKNPGLALFTFIVYLFLLGPLVIIAVTSFEPGTVLKFPPTGFSLRWYKNIFEVDMFMSTFKTSILVSLLGNLIAILLGIPAAYALNRASFKGKETLNALFLSPLLIPGIVLGFTLLKYVVITFHIPVYAALLIGHTVIMLPFIIRVIGSSLAGFDFAVEEAALSLGSSRLSTFFKVVLPNIKSGIIASVLLAFLESFNNVDISLFMTGPGVSTLPIQMLTYVENYFDPTIAAISVLLMLITAGFMFLIERLLGLTYFTKQ, encoded by the coding sequence ATGAAGAACAAAAATCCTGGGCTTGCCCTTTTTACTTTTATCGTATATTTATTTCTACTCGGGCCGCTTGTGATTATTGCAGTGACCTCCTTTGAGCCAGGAACCGTACTGAAATTCCCGCCAACCGGATTTTCGCTGCGCTGGTATAAGAATATTTTTGAAGTCGATATGTTTATGAGCACCTTCAAAACTTCGATTCTTGTCTCGCTGCTGGGCAATCTGATCGCTATTTTGCTTGGGATCCCTGCGGCTTACGCACTCAATCGCGCATCCTTTAAGGGCAAAGAGACACTGAACGCCTTGTTCCTGTCTCCCCTGCTGATTCCAGGGATCGTACTTGGTTTTACCTTGCTGAAGTACGTCGTGATCACCTTCCATATTCCGGTTTATGCAGCGCTATTGATCGGACATACCGTCATTATGCTGCCATTTATTATCCGCGTCATCGGTTCAAGCCTGGCCGGCTTCGATTTCGCTGTTGAAGAAGCGGCGCTCAGTCTCGGCTCCAGCCGACTGTCCACCTTCTTCAAGGTTGTACTGCCCAACATCAAATCCGGCATTATCGCCTCGGTATTGCTGGCCTTCCTGGAGTCGTTCAACAACGTGGACATTTCATTATTTATGACCGGCCCTGGTGTTAGTACGCTGCCGATTCAAATGCTGACTTACGTGGAGAATTATTTTGACCCGACCATCGCGGCGATCTCGGTGCTGCTGATGCTGATAACTGCAGGATTTATGTTTTTGATCGAAAGACTGCTCGGACTCACCTACTTCACTAAACAATAA
- a CDS encoding extracellular solute-binding protein, translating into MKRWRRSLMSLVAAVLMFGTITACGGGEVKKEEGGSSSAVEKSVSKLKLLGPTGSNKYIKFEDRDKYPVWFEVDKMIQEAGLELEYELVPNEQYKVVIQTRMASGSSLPDIVNISQLDNTTVLNLAKQGVLLDLNPLIDKYSNGNIKKMYDQEFPYAKKTTTSPDGKMYWFSDLHKKTYQEKDPAPVALSMLIRKDWLDKLNLPAPANAEEYLDTLKAIRDKDANGNGKPDEVLVYDTSKFEGAIAQWFGLGTDITAVDVENKKIVSPWYQEGIKDYFRYLQQLIKEGVLDTSLIGATGEQKQQKMTENQVASISDYNLETYLEPTINGGGDFLPLMPLQAVENIAPAAQLEPPFLVWQKYAITKDCKDVEAAIRFFDMIYSEPYADLLYWGIEGQTYKRDDNGAKVYINNGSDEELAKSGQVTGRPLFGDTVFPRVQFANLEFELSGVSKDKADHELNMLNYKPYFVNMNANYLAIPDDQQLETKTKILTNLRTYSEELATKLALGQKSLDNWDEYISELKKLGLDQLIEIDQQLLDRYNSIE; encoded by the coding sequence ATGAAGCGTTGGAGAAGATCACTGATGTCTTTGGTGGCGGCCGTTCTTATGTTCGGGACCATCACAGCCTGCGGCGGCGGAGAGGTGAAAAAAGAGGAGGGAGGCAGCTCTTCGGCGGTGGAGAAAAGCGTCAGCAAATTGAAATTGCTTGGGCCAACCGGCTCCAATAAGTACATTAAGTTTGAGGATAGAGATAAATATCCGGTGTGGTTTGAAGTCGATAAAATGATACAGGAAGCTGGACTAGAGCTGGAATATGAGCTAGTTCCAAACGAGCAATATAAAGTGGTCATTCAGACTAGAATGGCTTCAGGCTCTTCTCTCCCCGACATTGTGAATATTTCGCAGCTGGATAATACGACGGTTCTGAACCTGGCTAAGCAGGGCGTGCTGCTTGATTTGAATCCGTTAATCGACAAATATAGCAATGGAAATATTAAGAAGATGTATGATCAGGAATTCCCCTATGCCAAAAAAACGACGACATCCCCTGACGGCAAAATGTACTGGTTCAGCGATCTGCACAAAAAAACGTATCAGGAGAAGGACCCGGCTCCAGTGGCCTTAAGCATGCTGATCCGCAAAGACTGGCTGGATAAGCTGAATCTTCCGGCTCCAGCCAATGCCGAGGAATATTTGGATACGTTGAAGGCGATCAGAGACAAGGACGCCAACGGCAACGGCAAACCGGACGAGGTTCTCGTCTACGATACGAGCAAATTCGAAGGCGCTATCGCACAATGGTTCGGACTTGGCACTGATATTACGGCGGTGGATGTAGAGAACAAAAAAATCGTATCCCCATGGTATCAGGAAGGCATCAAGGACTATTTCCGCTATCTGCAGCAGCTTATTAAGGAAGGGGTGCTCGATACAAGCCTGATCGGGGCTACGGGAGAGCAGAAGCAGCAGAAGATGACCGAAAATCAGGTGGCATCGATCAGCGACTACAATCTGGAAACCTATCTGGAGCCAACGATCAATGGCGGCGGTGATTTCCTCCCGTTGATGCCGCTCCAAGCCGTTGAGAACATAGCTCCGGCTGCGCAATTGGAGCCTCCGTTCCTGGTATGGCAAAAATATGCGATTACCAAGGACTGTAAAGATGTGGAAGCGGCTATCCGATTTTTCGATATGATCTACTCTGAGCCATATGCGGACCTGCTGTACTGGGGCATCGAAGGGCAGACCTACAAGAGGGACGACAATGGGGCGAAGGTATATATCAACAACGGATCAGATGAAGAACTGGCGAAATCAGGGCAGGTCACCGGGCGTCCGCTATTCGGGGATACCGTGTTCCCTCGCGTCCAATTCGCCAATCTGGAATTCGAGCTGTCCGGCGTATCCAAGGATAAAGCCGACCATGAGCTGAATATGCTTAATTACAAGCCGTATTTCGTCAACATGAACGCCAACTACCTGGCGATTCCGGATGATCAGCAGCTTGAGACGAAGACGAAAATTTTAACGAATCTCAGAACCTATTCGGAAGAGCTTGCTACCAAGCTGGCTTTGGGCCAGAAATCTCTCGATAACTGGGATGAGTATATTTCCGAGCTGAAAAAGCTAGGGCTTGATCAGTTGATAGAAATCGACCAGCAGCTGCTTGATAGATATAACAGCATCGAATAA
- a CDS encoding ABC transporter ATP-binding protein — protein sequence MDLLQLENVSVAYDQQYILKDFNLSIEKGHLISLLGPSGCGKTTTLRLIAGFLEATDGKFSFGGQDYTRVPINKRNFGFVFQSYALFPHMSVFDNIAFGLRQRKVKEDEIKKRVMNMLDVVSLGGFEKRFPQALSGGQRQRVAIARALVIEPDLLLFDEPLSNLDANLRVNMRVEIRRIQQELGITTVYVSHDQEECFSISDRVAVMNKGIIEQLDKPSVIFQYPKSEFVARFIGFNNFIDFQEREDEGSFHSLRSGDYHFHAAKAPGMPVSMKGAIRPDDIIAGTLQEIQTGDNVLTGKVKVSTYLGRSYQYVVVTPLGEFTVNKEMQQPYLSGQEIRLLFPSEKLVLIE from the coding sequence ATGGATTTATTGCAATTGGAAAACGTATCGGTCGCCTATGATCAGCAATATATTTTGAAGGACTTCAATCTTTCCATCGAGAAAGGCCACCTTATCTCCCTGCTGGGTCCCAGCGGTTGTGGAAAGACAACAACACTCCGGCTAATCGCAGGTTTCCTTGAGGCCACGGACGGCAAGTTCTCCTTTGGCGGTCAAGACTATACCCGCGTTCCGATTAATAAACGCAACTTCGGCTTTGTGTTCCAAAGCTATGCCTTATTCCCGCATATGTCCGTATTCGACAATATTGCCTTTGGCTTGCGGCAGCGCAAGGTCAAGGAGGATGAGATCAAGAAACGGGTCATGAACATGCTGGATGTCGTCAGTCTGGGCGGATTTGAGAAACGCTTCCCTCAGGCGCTCTCCGGCGGGCAAAGACAGCGCGTCGCGATTGCGCGCGCACTCGTTATCGAACCCGACCTGCTGCTGTTCGACGAGCCGCTGTCCAATCTGGATGCTAACCTCAGAGTCAACATGCGCGTTGAGATCCGCCGGATTCAGCAGGAGCTGGGGATTACGACCGTCTATGTGTCGCATGACCAGGAAGAATGCTTCTCCATCTCCGATCGGGTCGCGGTCATGAACAAAGGCATCATCGAACAGCTCGACAAGCCTTCGGTCATCTTCCAATACCCGAAATCGGAGTTCGTTGCCCGCTTTATCGGCTTCAACAACTTCATCGACTTCCAGGAGCGCGAGGATGAAGGCTCATTCCACAGCCTCCGCAGCGGAGATTATCATTTTCATGCCGCCAAAGCACCGGGAATGCCCGTGTCTATGAAAGGAGCAATCCGTCCGGATGATATCATCGCCGGAACGCTCCAAGAAATTCAGACCGGCGATAATGTGTTGACAGGCAAGGTCAAGGTAAGCACTTATCTGGGCCGCAGTTATCAATATGTCGTGGTCACACCACTCGGCGAATTTACCGTGAACAAGGAGATGCAGCAGCCCTATTTGAGCGGGCAAGAAATCCGTCTGTTGTTTCCATCGGAGAAACTCGTACTTATCGAATAA
- a CDS encoding ABC transporter permease, translating into MKKRYLYLLLAPGFLFLTLFMIIPLILTVGSTVFKDGGFSIRIYTQFFKDAYFLDILGTTLLVSVVTTLLCILIGFPVAYYLSKQPARRKGIMLALAIFPLLTSSVVRSFSWMIILGKNGLVNNLLTSIGLIKEPISILYTPTAMIIGLVHLFLPLILITLVGVMESIDHDLVQAAQSLGASKLTAFRKIIFPLSIPGLIVGSILVFVGSLTAYTTPALLGGKKRVVATFLYQNAITLNDWQAASAIATIMMIITFIVIGLMNKAAAKFKPKE; encoded by the coding sequence ATGAAAAAGCGATACTTGTACCTGCTACTTGCACCAGGTTTTCTGTTCCTGACACTGTTCATGATCATTCCGCTAATCCTTACGGTCGGCTCGACTGTATTCAAGGACGGCGGTTTCTCGATCAGGATTTACACGCAATTTTTCAAAGATGCGTATTTCCTAGATATTCTGGGTACAACCCTGCTTGTCAGCGTCGTGACAACCTTGCTGTGCATTTTGATCGGTTTTCCGGTCGCCTATTATTTATCCAAGCAACCAGCGCGCAGAAAAGGCATTATGCTTGCGTTGGCCATTTTCCCACTACTTACAAGCTCGGTCGTCCGCTCCTTCAGCTGGATGATCATACTCGGTAAGAATGGGTTGGTCAACAATCTGCTGACGTCCATAGGCCTCATTAAGGAGCCGATCAGCATTCTATATACGCCTACAGCGATGATTATCGGACTTGTTCATCTGTTCCTGCCTTTGATTCTAATTACACTGGTTGGCGTGATGGAGTCCATCGATCATGATTTGGTCCAAGCAGCGCAAAGCCTGGGAGCTTCCAAGCTGACCGCTTTCCGTAAGATCATCTTCCCGCTCAGCATTCCGGGATTGATCGTCGGCAGTATCCTGGTCTTTGTCGGCAGTCTGACGGCCTATACGACCCCCGCTCTCCTGGGTGGTAAAAAGCGCGTCGTAGCTACATTCCTGTACCAGAATGCTATTACACTGAACGATTGGCAGGCGGCGTCGGCTATTGCCACCATCATGATGATTATTACCTTTATCGTCATTGGGCTGATGAATAAGGCAGCGGCCAAATTTAAACCGAAGGAGTAG
- a CDS encoding carbohydrate ABC transporter permease — MVSARRNPNKIREGSIIVDIILYAIAFIICLITLYPFYFVIIMSISSPQEVAAMNVFWYPKGFNLGSYELIVKDAKMWWAYSNTLIYVSAGTLLNCLMAVLGAYPLTVRNLKGRKWVVAYLLIPMYIGGGLIPSYLLVNKLGLYNTMFAVIIPGMVSIWNIILVRTFFTTIPDGLKESAFIDGASHLQLLFKIIIPISKPILAVIAIYSIVGIWNSWFDALVYLPNEKLHPLQMYLYRVVVQQSVDLKMLSLDDAKNAVATMLSNIQLKYAIIVFTTLPVIFTYPFFQKYFIKGALLGSLKE, encoded by the coding sequence ATGGTCTCGGCCCGTAGAAATCCAAACAAGATCAGAGAAGGTTCTATCATCGTCGACATTATCCTATATGCAATCGCATTCATTATCTGTTTGATCACTCTGTATCCATTTTACTTTGTCATCATCATGTCCATCAGTTCGCCGCAAGAAGTAGCTGCCATGAATGTTTTCTGGTATCCGAAAGGCTTCAATCTTGGCTCGTATGAGCTTATTGTAAAAGATGCGAAAATGTGGTGGGCTTACTCCAACACACTGATTTATGTTAGTGCTGGTACCTTACTGAACTGCCTAATGGCTGTATTGGGAGCTTACCCGTTAACGGTGCGAAATCTGAAGGGGAGAAAATGGGTGGTCGCGTATCTGCTAATCCCCATGTATATCGGGGGCGGACTTATTCCCTCTTATCTGCTCGTAAATAAGCTCGGGTTATACAATACGATGTTTGCGGTCATTATTCCGGGAATGGTCAGCATCTGGAACATCATCCTGGTTCGGACCTTCTTTACAACAATTCCGGATGGGTTGAAGGAATCCGCCTTTATCGATGGTGCTTCCCATTTGCAGCTGCTGTTCAAGATTATCATTCCGATTTCCAAGCCCATCTTGGCGGTGATCGCCATTTATTCCATTGTTGGCATCTGGAACAGCTGGTTCGATGCGTTGGTGTATTTGCCAAATGAGAAACTTCATCCGCTGCAAATGTACCTGTATCGGGTTGTCGTTCAGCAATCTGTTGATCTGAAGATGCTGTCGCTGGATGATGCCAAGAATGCAGTGGCCACGATGCTGTCCAATATCCAATTGAAGTATGCGATCATCGTGTTCACTACTTTGCCAGTTATTTTCACCTACCCATTTTTTCAAAAGTACTTCATCAAGGGAGCGCTGTTGGGTTCCTTGAAAGAATAG
- a CDS encoding sugar kinase yields the protein MHYPNSHPEVITFGESMALLIAEGGKGLEYTSNLTPSFGGAETNVAIGLSRLGHSVGWCGRLGDDPFGHRIYKMVRGEGVDVSHASFTEEAPTGLMVRENVAGRSSVYYYRKLSAASKMTPEHLDEEYIAGARILHITGITPALSPSCAETAAAAMDMARRHGVKVSFDPNLRLKLWSVEEARKVLLPLAMKADYFLPGLDELKLLYETDSMDEIISKLGELSAVSIIKGGDDETYILENGKLSAVPYYKVEHVIDTVGAGDGFCAGFLAGLLKDYSLEEAVRLGNLIGSRVIQAIGDWEGLPSAAEIERLLAGKAHVER from the coding sequence ATGCATTACCCCAATTCACATCCGGAAGTGATTACCTTCGGAGAGAGCATGGCTCTGTTGATCGCTGAAGGAGGCAAAGGTCTTGAATACACTTCTAATCTGACGCCGTCATTTGGCGGAGCCGAGACGAATGTAGCGATCGGATTATCTCGACTTGGACATTCCGTTGGCTGGTGCGGGCGTCTTGGTGATGATCCATTCGGACATCGCATCTATAAAATGGTCCGTGGAGAAGGCGTTGACGTATCACATGCCTCGTTCACAGAAGAAGCTCCGACTGGGCTTATGGTCCGCGAAAATGTGGCCGGAAGAAGCTCTGTGTACTATTATCGCAAGCTGTCGGCGGCCAGCAAGATGACTCCCGAGCATTTGGATGAGGAATATATCGCCGGGGCGAGGATTCTTCATATTACTGGGATTACTCCTGCGTTAAGTCCGTCCTGTGCGGAGACGGCTGCAGCGGCGATGGATATGGCAAGACGCCACGGGGTCAAGGTAAGCTTCGATCCGAATCTGCGCTTGAAGCTATGGAGTGTGGAAGAGGCTAGAAAGGTGCTCCTACCGCTAGCGATGAAAGCGGATTATTTCTTGCCAGGACTGGATGAATTGAAGCTGCTCTATGAGACAGATTCGATGGATGAGATCATTTCCAAGCTTGGTGAATTGTCTGCGGTAAGCATTATTAAGGGCGGTGATGATGAGACTTACATTCTCGAAAATGGCAAGCTGTCTGCAGTTCCCTATTATAAGGTGGAGCATGTGATCGATACTGTAGGGGCGGGTGACGGCTTCTGTGCCGGATTTTTGGCCGGTCTGTTGAAGGATTACAGTCTTGAGGAAGCGGTTCGTCTCGGAAATCTGATCGGTTCCCGGGTAATACAAGCGATCGGGGATTGGGAAGGCTTGCCGAGTGCGGCGGAAATCGAGCGGTTGCTTGCCGGGAAGGCGCATGTCGAGCGTTAA